In Candidatus Eremiobacteraceae bacterium, the sequence TCGCAGCGGTCCACTTCGCGGTCGCCGGTCAGTACGACGCGTTCCGCAACGAGTTGTATTTCATCATCTGCGGTCGACATCCGGCGTTCGGTTACGTGGACCAGCCTCCGTTCGTGCCTATTCTCGCAGCGTTGACGCAGCTCGGCGGCATCAGCGTATGGCTGCTGCGCTTGCCCGCCGTGATCGCGGCCGTGGCCCTCGTGCCGCTCACGGTGGCCTTCGCGCGGCTCCTCGGTGCGACCGCGCGCGGCGCGTGGCTGGCGGCGGCGGCAGCGGCGAGCGCTCCTCTCGTCACGGCCATGACCGCGACGTTGACGACGTCCACGTTTGAGCCGCTCGACTTCACCGCCGTTGCTTACCTCGTCGCGCGTGCTGTGATTCGCGGAGAGCAGCGAGCCTTCTGGTGGGCCGGTGCGATCGCAGGCCTCGCGTTTGAGACCAAGTACGGAATTCTCTTGTGGGCATTCGGCCTTGCCGTCGGAGTCTTGTTGACTTCCCATCGTCAGATCTTTCGATCGCGCGATCTGTGGATCGGCGTCGGGATCGCCGTGCTGATCGCGGCGCCGAACGTGGCGTGGCAGGCGACGCAGGGCTTTCCGTTCCTCGAACTCGTGCGTAACGACAACAGCGGAAACTTCATCGGAACGCCGCTCGTCTTCTTCATCGGCCAGATATTCTTGGTCAGTCCTCTTCTTGCGCCGCTTTGGATCACCGCCATCATCGCTCCGTTCGCGGCGTCGCGCCTCGCGCCGTTCAGGTTCCTTTCGATAGCGTTCGTCGTCACAGCCATCTTGATACTCATCACGCACGGCAAGGCGTACTACCTTGCCGGCGGATACCCGACGATGTTCGCGCTCGGTGCCGCGGCGTGTACCGGCCTGTGGCGCTGGTTCGTCGCAGTATGGGCGGTGCTTGCTGCCGCGAACGGCGCTGCTGCTCTGCCCTATGTGCTGCCCGTCATGTCGCCGCCCAAACTTCAGCAGATGCTCAATCGTATAGGCAACCGGCCGCCGCCGCTTGAGCGGGCAGGTATCGGCGCGCCGCTCATGCAGGTGTTCTCGGACGAGTTCGGCTGGCGCGATCTTGCCGCCGGCGTCGGCGACGTCTATCGCGGTTTGCCGCCGGCCGATCAGGCGAAAGCGGCGATTTTCGCTTCGAATTACGGCGAGGCGGCGGCGATCGATTTCTACGGCGCCGGATTGCCGCCGGCGCTGAGCGGGAACAATCAATACTATCTCTGGGGTCCGCACGGATACGACGGCTCGGTCGTCATTGCGGTCAACGTCGATCCGCAAGCCTGGGCCGCGATGTGCGATTCGGCGCGTGTGGTCGCGCGATTCGGCACCTCTCCCTACGAGATGCCGTACGAGCACGATCGGCCCATCGTTCTGTGCCGCGGCATGCATCCGCCGCTGCCGGCGGTTTGGCCGCAATTCAAGCACTACGGGGTGGAAAATATCGGGATGTGACGGCGAGGTACCGACGCCGGGGCGAGCGCTCTTGCCATTGTCCGGCGTTCTCGTGAAACGAATGTTCGGCTTTCCGCCGCGGCCAGTATCGAGTACAATGGCCTCTATACCCGCCACCGACTAAAGGAACCGCCTATGCGTTCGTTAGCCGGCTTTTTCGCGCTGGCCGGCACGCTTACCGTCGCGGCGGCGCCGGCGTTTGCGTACCCCGTTTTGGATCAGGCCCACGCGTTTCGCGGCCGGATCACGTACACGGTGCGAAATGCGTCAGATGCGTCCGCTCCGAGCGCGAGCGGCCAACTCGTGGTCGACCGGTCCGGCTGGGTCCTGGAAGAACACGCGCCGTCTGAAGTCGCGCGTGCCGGCTCGCACGGTGCGTCTGTCGACAGCCCAGGTGTTCACGTGGGTGTGGACGACCCGCTCGCGGCGGGATCTATCGCCAACGCCTGGGCGGTCGCGGTCGGCACCCTCGCGACCGAGCCGGTTTCTTCTATAGCGGGCGACGCCGTCTGGAAGACTGCTCGACTGCGCTTGTATCTCAACGACGCTCGCGATTCGGTCGTCGGCATGGCAGATACCGCCGGCGTCGGCGACGTTTCGTTCGCATTCGACGACTGGACCGACGTTTCCGGAATGCTCCTTCCGCGCCGAATCATGCGATTGCGCGGCGGCGTCTCCGAGGCGTCGTTTTCCGTGAGCGACTATACCGTGCTGCGCGCGATTCCCACAGGCCCGCTCCCATCGCCGATCCGTCATGCGATCATGGATGGCTCCGTGGGTTGGACTGCCGGACAGGCACCTGTCCGGCTCGCCGCGATCGAGTTCCCATGGCGTCTGTTCCTCACCGCGTTCGGATTGCTGATGCTTGCGCTCATCGCCGTGGCTTGGACGCGGCGGGACGCGCTGCTCCAGCGCCTCTGCCTCTGGGTTGAGGATGACCCGCGCGGATGGGCAACGCGCGGCGTTTCGGTCTTCGTCTCGCCCGAAGGCCGCCTCTTGTTCGACGGATCAGAATATCGCGTCGGACCGCAGTTCTACAATAGACCGGCGGTCGTGCAGTCGTCCCCGCTCTTCTTGCGCATCGGATCGCGCGACGTCCCGCGCTCGGTGATCGTCGCTCGCAAGTTTCGCCCGCTCTCCGCAGCTGCAAATGCGCGCGGGCGATCTGCGCGTTCCCAACACACCCGTTCTGCGCACGGCTTCAGCCTCATCGAAACACTCGTCGCGGTCGCGGTCTTTGCCGCCATCGTGGTCGGAGCAGTTTTTCCTACGCTTATCGTGATGGCGCGCGGCGATGCGATCGCTGCCACCCAAGAAGACGCCGTCCGTATCGCAGCCAACGCGCTCGGCGATCAAGAGGCGGCCTCCGCCTACGGCGCTGTGACCGATGGAACGACGACCTCGCAGATCGGGCAGCTCACCTTGACCGTCACCGTTGGGCCTTCGGCGAGCGGCGCTGCCGGCGCAAGCGACATCGCTGTCGCCGTGACCGATCAGATGGGGCGAACGCTCGCGCGCGCGATCAGCACCGTCGGACCGGCGGTGCCGTTGCCCCCGCCGCCCGACGCGACACCCACGCCGATGCCGTCGGGCGGTTCTCCGCCGCCATCGCCGCCGCCGACGCCGTCACCGTCTCCGAGTTCTTGGCCCGGATGATGCGCCGCAGAAGTCGAGGAGTCGCGCTCATCACGGTGCTTCTCGCGAGCCTCGTGTTAGCGGCCGTGTTGTCGGTCATGCTGTATGTCTCGACCGCGGGATTGCGCCGCAGTGTGGAGGACTTGCGCGCGCTCCAGGCACAAGGCGGCGCCGATGCGGGAGCAGGCTGGTTTCGCGCGTTGCTGCAGGCGAGCAACGGCGATG encodes:
- a CDS encoding glycosyltransferase family 39 protein; this translates as MSVAPLTMSKGTKWAAWSVAAVVAAVHFAVAGQYDAFRNELYFIICGRHPAFGYVDQPPFVPILAALTQLGGISVWLLRLPAVIAAVALVPLTVAFARLLGATARGAWLAAAAAASAPLVTAMTATLTTSTFEPLDFTAVAYLVARAVIRGEQRAFWWAGAIAGLAFETKYGILLWAFGLAVGVLLTSHRQIFRSRDLWIGVGIAVLIAAPNVAWQATQGFPFLELVRNDNSGNFIGTPLVFFIGQIFLVSPLLAPLWITAIIAPFAASRLAPFRFLSIAFVVTAILILITHGKAYYLAGGYPTMFALGAAACTGLWRWFVAVWAVLAAANGAAALPYVLPVMSPPKLQQMLNRIGNRPPPLERAGIGAPLMQVFSDEFGWRDLAAGVGDVYRGLPPADQAKAAIFASNYGEAAAIDFYGAGLPPALSGNNQYYLWGPHGYDGSVVIAVNVDPQAWAAMCDSARVVARFGTSPYEMPYEHDRPIVLCRGMHPPLPAVWPQFKHYGVENIGM
- a CDS encoding prepilin-type N-terminal cleavage/methylation domain-containing protein, encoding MRSLAGFFALAGTLTVAAAPAFAYPVLDQAHAFRGRITYTVRNASDASAPSASGQLVVDRSGWVLEEHAPSEVARAGSHGASVDSPGVHVGVDDPLAAGSIANAWAVAVGTLATEPVSSIAGDAVWKTARLRLYLNDARDSVVGMADTAGVGDVSFAFDDWTDVSGMLLPRRIMRLRGGVSEASFSVSDYTVLRAIPTGPLPSPIRHAIMDGSVGWTAGQAPVRLAAIEFPWRLFLTAFGLLMLALIAVAWTRRDALLQRLCLWVEDDPRGWATRGVSVFVSPEGRLLFDGSEYRVGPQFYNRPAVVQSSPLFLRIGSRDVPRSVIVARKFRPLSAAANARGRSARSQHTRSAHGFSLIETLVAVAVFAAIVVGAVFPTLIVMARGDAIAATQEDAVRIAANALGDQEAASAYGAVTDGTTTSQIGQLTLTVTVGPSASGAAGASDIAVAVTDQMGRTLARAISTVGPAVPLPPPPDATPTPMPSGGSPPPSPPPTPSPSPSSWPG